In methanogenic archaeon ISO4-H5, the following are encoded in one genomic region:
- a CDS encoding cell wall/surface repeat-containing protein — translation MKPLPFQRGFTLTYASKTINRKTAAILAALFMVCTAFVVFADNSEAAAYNDAKAFEDMFNPHAADAPGAVYDTWSGTVDLEDSYENMTIIIESGTTLNVGTLDFIQFSNCKIYVEAGGDIRTSSATSIMISQDCQVVFGYLKDKTNGFTVDLPADVSVMSAFDIQVTEGSVSANGMMAFGIWDNILVVAANKDPIQFNYSNGNWDLFIPLLGIQKASETTPVATLAALSMNKTGYTCKYLSGTNTQIMVAGILNPKRAGMQPGESAVVVDGAVGEDTDYFSKQILVKPGFKPAAGITVTLTDCTVFFAPGTYEWSDSFKLIMNESDSSIIFGDATPNTMVFSQEDFTFEIPATKLTVTEDGFTAGLNGDMTVTSSESETPMDNLVIKGTGSEDMVFKCTNDYYDWEFAVKSFGNGTSVQSYSIVCADGKLSDKRAIEYDGTDGKVEVTDDIINNIKTMSTQDPTMEVSFKIDEKYTVVMNQAAIQSLSGAATLEVKDTTADQSALTEAQKSAIGDRPVYSITFGDNTNFGSGKVTVTVPYTLKDGEKASGVQVACIAADGSVEKLPTTYNSADGTVTFTTTHFSVFSVLYSDSASSGVSGVVFFAAALAAAIVVLMVAAVLHFKKF, via the coding sequence GTGAAACCGTTACCTTTCCAAAGAGGTTTTACTTTGACGTACGCAAGCAAAACAATCAACCGCAAGACTGCGGCGATCCTTGCTGCCCTTTTCATGGTATGCACAGCGTTCGTTGTCTTTGCGGACAATTCCGAGGCGGCGGCCTATAACGATGCCAAAGCGTTCGAGGATATGTTCAATCCCCACGCTGCCGACGCTCCCGGAGCAGTTTACGATACATGGAGTGGCACCGTGGATTTGGAAGATTCTTATGAGAATATGACGATTATCATCGAGTCCGGAACGACCCTCAACGTGGGTACCCTGGACTTCATACAGTTCTCCAACTGTAAGATTTACGTCGAGGCTGGCGGAGACATCCGTACTTCGTCGGCGACGTCCATCATGATCTCCCAAGACTGTCAGGTCGTATTCGGCTACTTGAAAGACAAGACCAACGGTTTCACTGTCGACCTCCCCGCAGATGTATCTGTCATGTCTGCGTTTGACATACAGGTTACCGAGGGCAGTGTCTCGGCGAACGGAATGATGGCGTTCGGAATCTGGGACAATATCCTGGTGGTAGCTGCTAACAAAGATCCTATCCAGTTCAACTACTCCAACGGCAACTGGGACCTGTTCATACCTCTACTGGGCATCCAGAAGGCCTCCGAGACGACCCCCGTGGCCACCCTGGCCGCCCTGTCGATGAACAAGACCGGATACACCTGCAAGTACCTCAGCGGTACCAACACCCAGATTATGGTGGCTGGAATCCTCAACCCCAAGAGGGCCGGTATGCAGCCCGGTGAGAGCGCGGTAGTCGTTGACGGAGCGGTCGGCGAAGATACCGACTACTTTTCAAAACAGATTCTGGTCAAGCCTGGTTTCAAGCCTGCAGCAGGCATCACAGTAACCCTTACCGATTGTACTGTGTTCTTCGCACCCGGAACCTACGAGTGGTCCGATTCCTTCAAGCTCATAATGAACGAATCGGACAGCAGCATAATCTTCGGTGATGCGACCCCCAACACTATGGTGTTCTCGCAGGAGGATTTCACCTTTGAGATTCCCGCCACCAAACTGACTGTGACCGAGGATGGTTTCACCGCCGGTCTGAATGGGGACATGACTGTTACTTCCAGCGAATCGGAGACCCCGATGGACAATCTGGTTATCAAAGGAACCGGTTCCGAGGATATGGTCTTCAAGTGCACCAATGACTACTATGATTGGGAGTTCGCCGTGAAGTCCTTCGGCAACGGTACCTCCGTCCAGTCCTACAGCATTGTGTGTGCCGACGGCAAGCTTAGTGACAAGAGGGCGATCGAATACGACGGAACCGACGGAAAGGTCGAGGTGACCGATGATATCATCAACAACATCAAGACCATGTCCACTCAGGACCCCACCATGGAGGTCTCCTTCAAGATCGACGAGAAGTACACCGTTGTTATGAACCAGGCTGCAATCCAGTCCCTGTCCGGCGCGGCAACCCTCGAGGTCAAGGACACAACCGCTGATCAGTCTGCCCTCACCGAGGCGCAGAAGTCCGCCATCGGAGACAGGCCTGTCTACAGCATTACCTTCGGAGACAACACCAACTTCGGCAGCGGAAAGGTTACCGTCACCGTCCCCTACACCCTGAAGGACGGCGAGAAGGCCTCCGGTGTCCAGGTTGCATGCATCGCAGCCGACGGAAGCGTCGAGAAGCTCCCGACCACCTACAACTCTGCCGACGGAACCGTTACCTTCACCACCACCCACTTCTCGGTGTTCTCGGTGCTGTACAGCGATTCCGCCTCCAGCGGAGTCAGCGGTGTCGTCTTCTTCGCAGCAGCCCTGGCAGCAGCCATCGTCGTCCTGATGGTCGCAGCAGTGCTCCACTTCAAGAAGTTCTGA
- a CDS encoding dimethylamine permease: MARHGVRILAEGNSHAFGGAVNSDSGLVKSINWKQGMIIAMGVPILILPGIYDIAGTAWGLSIMIWTVSVLQGFAQNLAIGEMAAALETPGIGGCAQKVFTKPNGGRYGLGKFIGAFTAWSYWFTWTPVIPIFTCTSVDYITKYLEYGLNMDPLSSTATLAFQICFGLAVFAAIIFVGSKGLSGGAKLGLILALVAILPLLVVIVVPLTGITAGEGGISAFSLDHIKNNLTPPGWDWGVNDFMMVFGMFAYAQWCACAWESAATYGAEYKEPGRDIPKALISAGLVCLAMYFIVPFVVYGMMSPADIDEWGVSTLYPIAQFDFGSIGLIIALILLVAGMVMLIQTAFLGSSRTLYFMGHEGNMPKVFTYTNKNGAPIFAMLYQAIMGVVFIVIIHFGSVGMILAASSFGFSFALGMGMMAYVVSKRNPRFKNIERPYKAPKGWFYVACFLMCYQFFVLIPCLAYWCINGGIDNGMFSVIIGAVILLIYIPVWFILQFFQGKSEESCFVCKRTVEDYNAFIAKDQNRDLAEKEDLMPEMESLPMLLVGNTYVPLCPICYELTFGFSSNPEERESGIKREVSGARLLTAAPKYKDDEKTE; this comes from the coding sequence ATGGCAAGACATGGCGTCAGGATTCTGGCCGAAGGAAACAGTCACGCGTTCGGCGGGGCTGTGAACTCCGACTCGGGTCTTGTCAAATCAATCAACTGGAAGCAGGGAATGATCATCGCGATGGGTGTCCCCATCCTGATCCTTCCCGGTATCTATGATATCGCAGGGACCGCATGGGGTCTCTCTATCATGATCTGGACGGTCTCCGTTCTGCAGGGATTCGCCCAGAACCTGGCCATCGGAGAGATGGCCGCGGCTCTGGAGACTCCCGGTATCGGAGGGTGTGCCCAGAAGGTTTTCACCAAACCCAACGGGGGGAGGTACGGATTAGGTAAGTTCATAGGTGCGTTCACGGCGTGGTCGTATTGGTTCACGTGGACGCCTGTCATCCCGATCTTCACATGTACCTCCGTCGATTACATCACTAAGTACCTGGAGTACGGTCTCAACATGGACCCCCTCAGCTCCACCGCCACCCTGGCGTTCCAGATATGCTTCGGTCTCGCGGTGTTCGCTGCTATTATCTTTGTAGGATCCAAGGGACTCTCCGGCGGAGCCAAGCTGGGACTCATCCTGGCACTGGTCGCTATCCTTCCGCTTCTCGTCGTCATCGTTGTGCCTCTCACAGGCATCACCGCGGGAGAGGGAGGCATCTCCGCATTCTCTCTTGACCACATCAAGAACAATCTAACACCGCCCGGCTGGGACTGGGGTGTCAACGACTTCATGATGGTCTTCGGAATGTTCGCCTACGCCCAGTGGTGCGCATGCGCCTGGGAGTCCGCCGCGACCTACGGTGCCGAGTACAAGGAGCCCGGAAGGGACATTCCCAAGGCACTGATCTCCGCGGGACTGGTCTGTCTTGCCATGTACTTCATCGTGCCTTTCGTGGTGTACGGTATGATGTCTCCGGCCGACATCGATGAGTGGGGAGTATCCACCCTGTACCCCATCGCACAGTTCGACTTCGGTTCCATCGGACTCATCATCGCACTGATCCTGCTGGTGGCGGGAATGGTCATGCTGATCCAGACCGCGTTCCTGGGATCCTCCAGGACCCTGTACTTCATGGGTCACGAGGGCAACATGCCCAAGGTCTTCACCTACACCAACAAGAACGGAGCGCCCATCTTTGCCATGCTCTACCAGGCCATCATGGGAGTGGTGTTCATCGTCATCATCCACTTCGGATCGGTCGGTATGATCCTGGCGGCATCGTCCTTCGGATTCTCGTTCGCGCTGGGAATGGGAATGATGGCCTATGTGGTATCCAAGAGGAACCCCAGGTTCAAGAACATCGAGCGCCCCTACAAGGCGCCTAAGGGCTGGTTCTACGTGGCATGCTTCCTGATGTGCTACCAGTTCTTCGTGCTCATCCCCTGTCTCGCATACTGGTGTATCAACGGAGGTATCGACAACGGAATGTTCTCCGTCATCATCGGAGCCGTCATCCTGCTGATCTACATCCCCGTGTGGTTCATTCTTCAGTTCTTCCAGGGCAAGTCCGAGGAGAGCTGTTTCGTCTGCAAGAGGACCGTGGAGGACTACAACGCCTTCATCGCCAAGGACCAGAACAGGGACCTGGCCGAGAAGGAGGACCTGATGCCTGAGATGGAGAGTCTGCCCATGCTGCTCGTGGGCAACACCTATGTGCCTCTGTGCCCCATCTGTTACGAGCTTACGTTCGGTTTCTCAAGCAACCCCGAAGAGAGGGAATCCGGAATCAAGAGGGAGGTGAGTGGTGCCAGACTGCTTACGGCAGCTCCTAAGTACAAGGACGACGAAAAGACAGAATGA
- a CDS encoding nucleotide pyrophosphatase MazG, producing MEDDTRTIAEAKEIVRRFCEERDWDQFHNPKDLSVGMVTEASELLELFRFKTPEECKELLSDPKKLEDVKDELSDVFYFVLRFAQMNGIDLFSSLENKIEKNDAKYPADKVRGCNRKYDEY from the coding sequence ATGGAGGACGACACCCGTACCATCGCCGAGGCCAAGGAGATCGTGAGGAGATTCTGCGAGGAGCGCGACTGGGACCAGTTCCACAACCCCAAGGACCTCTCCGTGGGGATGGTCACCGAGGCGTCCGAACTATTGGAGCTCTTCCGTTTCAAGACACCCGAGGAATGTAAGGAACTCCTGTCGGATCCGAAGAAGCTCGAAGATGTGAAGGACGAACTCTCCGATGTTTTCTACTTCGTCCTGCGCTTCGCCCAGATGAACGGCATCGACCTGTTCTCTTCTTTGGAGAATAAGATAGAGAAGAACGATGCCAAGTACCCCGCCGACAAGGTAAGGGGATGCAACCGCAAGTACGACGAGTACTGA
- a CDS encoding GNAT family acetyltransferase, which produces MEDRADMRLEFIGPDKAEEISEIAFPLFREVYSNVPPDVVEGFLQETQTPEAIRRHMETGLEYAYIVSGGEKAGYVAFGIDDAGMYLSKFYFFKEYRRMGLGSEVLAYVESRAREAGVKTIHLDVNRDNTPAISFYRKHGFVKGEDITFRRVVMRKTLSD; this is translated from the coding sequence ATGGAAGACCGTGCTGACATGCGCCTGGAATTCATCGGACCCGACAAGGCGGAGGAGATCTCGGAGATTGCCTTCCCGCTCTTCAGGGAGGTCTACAGCAACGTTCCGCCGGATGTGGTGGAAGGGTTCCTGCAGGAGACCCAGACGCCGGAAGCGATACGCAGGCACATGGAGACGGGGCTAGAATACGCTTATATTGTCTCAGGCGGGGAGAAGGCCGGGTATGTGGCATTCGGAATCGATGACGCGGGAATGTACCTCTCCAAGTTCTATTTCTTCAAAGAGTACCGCAGGATGGGACTCGGATCCGAGGTGCTGGCATATGTGGAATCCAGAGCGAGGGAAGCAGGGGTAAAAACGATACACCTCGACGTGAACAGGGACAACACCCCCGCGATATCGTTCTATCGGAAGCACGGCTTCGTGAAGGGGGAGGACATCACCTTCAGACGCGTCGTGATGAGGAAGACCCTATCGGACTGA
- a CDS encoding carbonic anhydrase Cab — MSHGEAVPAAEAFRRLTEGNARFLKGDYHGDASASRRKDTAENGQHPYAVIVTCADSRVVPEFIFSAGIGELFVIRTAGNTVSDCSLGSIEYAIAHLGVRLVVVMGHSCCGAVTAAVEGNRERHISNITDAIQEAVKGETDICEACMLNIHHSLKRIEDDLPDRHDVRYVGAVYDIESGEVEFFDDLMEE, encoded by the coding sequence ATGTCACACGGAGAAGCCGTACCGGCGGCCGAAGCCTTCCGCAGACTTACGGAAGGGAATGCCAGATTCCTGAAGGGAGATTATCACGGGGATGCCTCCGCATCCCGCAGGAAGGATACGGCGGAGAACGGTCAGCACCCCTATGCGGTAATCGTCACCTGCGCCGATTCGAGGGTGGTCCCGGAGTTCATCTTCTCGGCCGGGATCGGGGAACTGTTTGTGATAAGGACCGCCGGCAACACCGTGAGCGACTGCTCCCTGGGGAGCATCGAGTACGCTATAGCGCATTTGGGTGTAAGGCTGGTCGTGGTTATGGGGCATTCCTGCTGCGGCGCGGTCACGGCTGCTGTGGAGGGAAACAGGGAGAGGCACATCTCGAACATCACCGACGCCATCCAGGAGGCGGTGAAGGGGGAGACCGACATCTGCGAGGCATGCATGCTCAACATCCACCATTCCCTGAAGAGGATAGAAGACGACCTCCCTGACAGGCACGACGTGAGGTATGTCGGAGCTGTGTACGATATCGAATCGGGAGAGGTGGAGTTCTTCGACGATTTGATGGAAGAGTGA
- a CDS encoding Na+-driven multidrug efflux pump: MEGIHLPSAVGIKKQLRDNRLARAEILLLLALTVYNFVPSINQLIVDRLVSGLGSDVLNIAGQIEWFDLFNETLLAFLTVPMYFVFNKARNDRDELGTRINQTFVLGFVSYLIVSLAIYVYASSLTAYMSAPAESTSYLRLETVGFIIGFVSSYMYVVFVVRGRYDYIVMLLIAKVAMLSIGNLALIPGNGATGIALTNIGVNAIISVVSVLLLYREGLVRRWSGFRKDIMYDWARTGLFSGGQVFLANLIYVMIVMKMINDVSQVGNYWLANNFIWGWLLVPMYAIGEMVKREYYNGYNRIWNYLALTGLVLLVWLVSIPLWGVMFRDVIGAEDADMILRILYKLVPFYVAYALCVVFQGVMTAVGRTELILAEAAVVNIVYYGILYGLFLAGFFEATMDFVILLFGFGMVVSLFLDVGFYLYSKRFLPKTNDSVE, encoded by the coding sequence GTACCGAGCATCAACCAGCTCATCGTGGACCGCCTGGTGTCAGGGCTCGGATCCGACGTCCTGAACATCGCCGGGCAGATCGAATGGTTCGACCTGTTCAACGAGACCCTGCTGGCCTTCCTTACCGTCCCCATGTACTTCGTCTTCAACAAGGCGCGGAACGACCGGGACGAGCTCGGCACGAGGATAAACCAGACCTTCGTCCTGGGGTTCGTATCGTATCTGATTGTATCGCTGGCTATCTACGTCTACGCCAGCTCCCTCACGGCATATATGAGCGCCCCCGCCGAGAGCACATCCTACCTGAGGCTTGAGACCGTCGGTTTCATCATCGGCTTCGTGAGTTCCTACATGTATGTGGTGTTCGTCGTCCGCGGGAGGTACGACTACATCGTGATGCTCCTTATTGCGAAGGTCGCCATGCTCAGCATCGGCAATCTGGCACTGATCCCGGGGAACGGCGCTACAGGCATCGCACTGACCAACATCGGCGTGAACGCAATAATATCCGTAGTGTCGGTCCTGCTCCTGTACAGGGAGGGACTCGTCAGGAGATGGAGCGGGTTCAGGAAGGACATCATGTACGACTGGGCCCGCACCGGACTGTTCTCCGGCGGGCAGGTGTTCCTGGCCAACCTCATCTACGTGATGATTGTGATGAAGATGATCAACGACGTCTCTCAGGTTGGTAATTATTGGTTGGCGAACAACTTCATCTGGGGATGGCTGCTCGTGCCCATGTACGCAATCGGGGAGATGGTGAAGAGGGAATACTACAACGGATACAACCGCATCTGGAACTATCTGGCACTTACGGGTCTGGTGCTCCTGGTGTGGTTGGTCTCGATCCCTCTGTGGGGGGTCATGTTCAGGGACGTGATCGGCGCCGAGGATGCGGACATGATCCTCCGCATCCTGTACAAGCTGGTGCCGTTCTACGTCGCATACGCCCTGTGCGTAGTCTTCCAGGGGGTCATGACCGCCGTGGGGAGGACGGAGCTTATTCTCGCGGAAGCGGCCGTCGTGAACATCGTCTACTACGGGATACTGTACGGGCTGTTCCTGGCGGGATTCTTCGAGGCCACCATGGACTTCGTGATTCTGCTGTTCGGGTTCGGGATGGTCGTGAGCCTGTTCCTGGACGTCGGGTTCTATCTGTACTCCAAGCGTTTCCTGCCCAAAACAAATGACTCAGTGGAATGA